Proteins from a genomic interval of Lycium ferocissimum isolate CSIRO_LF1 chromosome 2, AGI_CSIRO_Lferr_CH_V1, whole genome shotgun sequence:
- the LOC132046561 gene encoding uncharacterized protein LOC132046561 isoform X3: MAPKNLTFKIILGSSSMARRKILVDMGYEFTLMTADIDEKSIRKDNAEELVVALAEAKADAIMSRLKTTDHLKENTHPTLLITADTNGSFWLYLTYIYWYRGGGIPRNYQRKAIKLFWWSSHGCGICCCDQPDKGDKKRSLGKVYFHDIPDEVIDSLIEEGIILNVAGGLMLEHPLTLPFVDTIGTADSVMGLPRSLTEKLIQEAL; the protein is encoded by the exons ATGGCTCCCAAGAACTTGACGTTCAAG ATAATCCTGGGTTCGTCCTCCATGGCACGTCGAAAAATTCTAGTTGACATGGGTTATGAATTTACACTTATG ACTGCTGACATTGATGAAAAGAGCATTAGGAAGGATAATGCAGAGGAATTAGTGGTAGCTCTAGCTGAGGCAAAG GCAGATGCTATTATGTCAAGGCTCAAAACAACTGATCACTTGAAGGAAAATACACATCCCACTCTGTTAATTACTGCAGACACA AATGGATCTTTTTGGCTATATCTTACCTACATCTATTGGTATCGAGGTGGCGGTATACCAAGGAATTATCAGAGAAAAGCCATCAA GCTATTCTGGTGGTCAAGCCACGGTTGTGGGATCTGTTGTTGTGACCAACCTGACAAAGGGGATAAGAAAAGGAGCTTGGGAAAG GTATATTTCCATGACATACCTGATGAGGTCATTGATAGCCTG ATTGAGGAGGGAATAATACTTAATGTTGCTGGTGGCTTAATGCTTGAACATCCACTGACGTTGCCCTTCGTTGACACT ATTGGAACTGCTGACAGTGTCATGGGACTCCCTAGAAGTCTCACTGAAAAGCTTATTCAAGAAGCACTCTAG
- the LOC132046561 gene encoding uncharacterized protein LOC132046561 isoform X6, translating to MAPKNLTFKIILGSSSMARRKILVDMGYEFTLMTADIDEKSIRKDNAEELVVALAEAKADAIMSRLKTTDHLKENTHPTLLITADTVAVYQGIIREKPSSYSGGQATVVGSVVVTNLTKGIRKGAWERSEVYFHDIPDEVIDSLIEEGIILNVAGGLMLEHPLTLPFVDTVIGTADSVMGLPRSLTEKLIQEAL from the exons ATGGCTCCCAAGAACTTGACGTTCAAG ATAATCCTGGGTTCGTCCTCCATGGCACGTCGAAAAATTCTAGTTGACATGGGTTATGAATTTACACTTATG ACTGCTGACATTGATGAAAAGAGCATTAGGAAGGATAATGCAGAGGAATTAGTGGTAGCTCTAGCTGAGGCAAAG GCAGATGCTATTATGTCAAGGCTCAAAACAACTGATCACTTGAAGGAAAATACACATCCCACTCTGTTAATTACTGCAGACACA GTGGCGGTATACCAAGGAATTATCAGAGAAAAGCCATCAA GCTATTCTGGTGGTCAAGCCACGGTTGTGGGATCTGTTGTTGTGACCAACCTGACAAAGGGGATAAGAAAAGGAGCTTGGGAAAGGTCAGAG GTATATTTCCATGACATACCTGATGAGGTCATTGATAGCCTG ATTGAGGAGGGAATAATACTTAATGTTGCTGGTGGCTTAATGCTTGAACATCCACTGACGTTGCCCTTCGTTGACACTGTG ATTGGAACTGCTGACAGTGTCATGGGACTCCCTAGAAGTCTCACTGAAAAGCTTATTCAAGAAGCACTCTAG
- the LOC132046561 gene encoding uncharacterized protein LOC132046561 isoform X10, with amino-acid sequence MAPKNLTFKIILGSSSMARRKILVDMGYEFTLMTADIDEKSIRKDNAEELVVALAEAKVAVYQGIIREKPSSYSGGQATVVGSVVVTNLTKGIRKGAWERSEVYFHDIPDEVIDSLIEEGIILNVAGGLMLEHPLTLPFVDTVIGTADSVMGLPRSLTEKLIQEAL; translated from the exons ATGGCTCCCAAGAACTTGACGTTCAAG ATAATCCTGGGTTCGTCCTCCATGGCACGTCGAAAAATTCTAGTTGACATGGGTTATGAATTTACACTTATG ACTGCTGACATTGATGAAAAGAGCATTAGGAAGGATAATGCAGAGGAATTAGTGGTAGCTCTAGCTGAGGCAAAG GTGGCGGTATACCAAGGAATTATCAGAGAAAAGCCATCAA GCTATTCTGGTGGTCAAGCCACGGTTGTGGGATCTGTTGTTGTGACCAACCTGACAAAGGGGATAAGAAAAGGAGCTTGGGAAAGGTCAGAG GTATATTTCCATGACATACCTGATGAGGTCATTGATAGCCTG ATTGAGGAGGGAATAATACTTAATGTTGCTGGTGGCTTAATGCTTGAACATCCACTGACGTTGCCCTTCGTTGACACTGTG ATTGGAACTGCTGACAGTGTCATGGGACTCCCTAGAAGTCTCACTGAAAAGCTTATTCAAGAAGCACTCTAG
- the LOC132046561 gene encoding uncharacterized protein LOC132046561 isoform X8: MAPKNLTFKIILGSSSMARRKILVDMGYEFTLMTADIDEKSIRKDNAEELVVALAEAKVAVYQGIIREKPSSKEEARHFIKCYSGGQATVVGSVVVTNLTKGIRKGAWERSEVYFHDIPDEVIDSLIEEGIILNVAGGLMLEHPLTLPFVDTVIGTADSVMGLPRSLTEKLIQEAL, from the exons ATGGCTCCCAAGAACTTGACGTTCAAG ATAATCCTGGGTTCGTCCTCCATGGCACGTCGAAAAATTCTAGTTGACATGGGTTATGAATTTACACTTATG ACTGCTGACATTGATGAAAAGAGCATTAGGAAGGATAATGCAGAGGAATTAGTGGTAGCTCTAGCTGAGGCAAAG GTGGCGGTATACCAAGGAATTATCAGAGAAAAGCCATCAAGTAAGGAAGAAGCGCGCCATTTCATCAAAT GCTATTCTGGTGGTCAAGCCACGGTTGTGGGATCTGTTGTTGTGACCAACCTGACAAAGGGGATAAGAAAAGGAGCTTGGGAAAGGTCAGAG GTATATTTCCATGACATACCTGATGAGGTCATTGATAGCCTG ATTGAGGAGGGAATAATACTTAATGTTGCTGGTGGCTTAATGCTTGAACATCCACTGACGTTGCCCTTCGTTGACACTGTG ATTGGAACTGCTGACAGTGTCATGGGACTCCCTAGAAGTCTCACTGAAAAGCTTATTCAAGAAGCACTCTAG
- the LOC132046561 gene encoding uncharacterized protein LOC132046561 isoform X5, producing the protein MAPKNLTFKIILGSSSMARRKILVDMGYEFTLMTADIDEKSIRKDNAEELVVALAEAKADAIMSRLKTTDHLKENTHPTLLITADTVAVYQGIIREKPSSKEEARHFIKCYSGGQATVVGSVVVTNLTKGIRKGAWERSEVYFHDIPDEVIDSLIEEGIILNVAGGLMLEHPLTLPFVDTIGTADSVMGLPRSLTEKLIQEAL; encoded by the exons ATGGCTCCCAAGAACTTGACGTTCAAG ATAATCCTGGGTTCGTCCTCCATGGCACGTCGAAAAATTCTAGTTGACATGGGTTATGAATTTACACTTATG ACTGCTGACATTGATGAAAAGAGCATTAGGAAGGATAATGCAGAGGAATTAGTGGTAGCTCTAGCTGAGGCAAAG GCAGATGCTATTATGTCAAGGCTCAAAACAACTGATCACTTGAAGGAAAATACACATCCCACTCTGTTAATTACTGCAGACACA GTGGCGGTATACCAAGGAATTATCAGAGAAAAGCCATCAAGTAAGGAAGAAGCGCGCCATTTCATCAAAT GCTATTCTGGTGGTCAAGCCACGGTTGTGGGATCTGTTGTTGTGACCAACCTGACAAAGGGGATAAGAAAAGGAGCTTGGGAAAGGTCAGAG GTATATTTCCATGACATACCTGATGAGGTCATTGATAGCCTG ATTGAGGAGGGAATAATACTTAATGTTGCTGGTGGCTTAATGCTTGAACATCCACTGACGTTGCCCTTCGTTGACACT ATTGGAACTGCTGACAGTGTCATGGGACTCCCTAGAAGTCTCACTGAAAAGCTTATTCAAGAAGCACTCTAG
- the LOC132046561 gene encoding uncharacterized protein LOC132046561 isoform X1: protein MAPKNLTFKIILGSSSMARRKILVDMGYEFTLMTADIDEKSIRKDNAEELVVALAEAKADAIMSRLKTTDHLKENTHPTLLITADTVAVYQGIIREKPSSKEEARHFIKCYSGGQATVVGSVVVTNLTKGIRKGAWERSEVYFHDIPDEVIDSLIEEGIILNVAGGLMLEHPLTLPFVDTVVCLSLSLSLCSLELLIADLFILSLPNTLQIGTADSVMGLPRSLTEKLIQEAL from the exons ATGGCTCCCAAGAACTTGACGTTCAAG ATAATCCTGGGTTCGTCCTCCATGGCACGTCGAAAAATTCTAGTTGACATGGGTTATGAATTTACACTTATG ACTGCTGACATTGATGAAAAGAGCATTAGGAAGGATAATGCAGAGGAATTAGTGGTAGCTCTAGCTGAGGCAAAG GCAGATGCTATTATGTCAAGGCTCAAAACAACTGATCACTTGAAGGAAAATACACATCCCACTCTGTTAATTACTGCAGACACA GTGGCGGTATACCAAGGAATTATCAGAGAAAAGCCATCAAGTAAGGAAGAAGCGCGCCATTTCATCAAAT GCTATTCTGGTGGTCAAGCCACGGTTGTGGGATCTGTTGTTGTGACCAACCTGACAAAGGGGATAAGAAAAGGAGCTTGGGAAAGGTCAGAG GTATATTTCCATGACATACCTGATGAGGTCATTGATAGCCTG ATTGAGGAGGGAATAATACTTAATGTTGCTGGTGGCTTAATGCTTGAACATCCACTGACGTTGCCCTTCGTTGACACTGTGgtttgtctctctctctctctctctctctgcagCTTGGAACTGCTGATTGCTGATCTGTTTATACTGTCACTTCCCAATACTTTGCAGATTGGAACTGCTGACAGTGTCATGGGACTCCCTAGAAGTCTCACTGAAAAGCTTATTCAAGAAGCACTCTAG
- the LOC132046561 gene encoding uncharacterized protein LOC132046561 isoform X4, whose amino-acid sequence MAPKNLTFKIILGSSSMARRKILVDMGYEFTLMTADIDEKSIRKDNAEELVVALAEAKADAIMSRLKTTDHLKENTHPTLLITADTVAVYQGIIREKPSSKEEARHFIKCYSGGQATVVGSVVVTNLTKGIRKGAWERSEVYFHDIPDEVIDSLIEEGIILNVAGGLMLEHPLTLPFVDTVIGTADSVMGLPRSLTEKLIQEAL is encoded by the exons ATGGCTCCCAAGAACTTGACGTTCAAG ATAATCCTGGGTTCGTCCTCCATGGCACGTCGAAAAATTCTAGTTGACATGGGTTATGAATTTACACTTATG ACTGCTGACATTGATGAAAAGAGCATTAGGAAGGATAATGCAGAGGAATTAGTGGTAGCTCTAGCTGAGGCAAAG GCAGATGCTATTATGTCAAGGCTCAAAACAACTGATCACTTGAAGGAAAATACACATCCCACTCTGTTAATTACTGCAGACACA GTGGCGGTATACCAAGGAATTATCAGAGAAAAGCCATCAAGTAAGGAAGAAGCGCGCCATTTCATCAAAT GCTATTCTGGTGGTCAAGCCACGGTTGTGGGATCTGTTGTTGTGACCAACCTGACAAAGGGGATAAGAAAAGGAGCTTGGGAAAGGTCAGAG GTATATTTCCATGACATACCTGATGAGGTCATTGATAGCCTG ATTGAGGAGGGAATAATACTTAATGTTGCTGGTGGCTTAATGCTTGAACATCCACTGACGTTGCCCTTCGTTGACACTGTG ATTGGAACTGCTGACAGTGTCATGGGACTCCCTAGAAGTCTCACTGAAAAGCTTATTCAAGAAGCACTCTAG
- the LOC132046561 gene encoding uncharacterized protein LOC132046561 isoform X7: MAPKNLTFKIILGSSSMARRKILVDMGYEFTLMTADIDEKSIRKDNAEELVVALAEAKNGSFWLYLTYIYWYRGGGIPRNYQRKAIKLFWWSSHGCGICCCDQPDKGDKKRSLGKVYFHDIPDEVIDSLIEEGIILNVAGGLMLEHPLTLPFVDTVIGTADSVMGLPRSLTEKLIQEAL, encoded by the exons ATGGCTCCCAAGAACTTGACGTTCAAG ATAATCCTGGGTTCGTCCTCCATGGCACGTCGAAAAATTCTAGTTGACATGGGTTATGAATTTACACTTATG ACTGCTGACATTGATGAAAAGAGCATTAGGAAGGATAATGCAGAGGAATTAGTGGTAGCTCTAGCTGAGGCAAAG AATGGATCTTTTTGGCTATATCTTACCTACATCTATTGGTATCGAGGTGGCGGTATACCAAGGAATTATCAGAGAAAAGCCATCAA GCTATTCTGGTGGTCAAGCCACGGTTGTGGGATCTGTTGTTGTGACCAACCTGACAAAGGGGATAAGAAAAGGAGCTTGGGAAAG GTATATTTCCATGACATACCTGATGAGGTCATTGATAGCCTG ATTGAGGAGGGAATAATACTTAATGTTGCTGGTGGCTTAATGCTTGAACATCCACTGACGTTGCCCTTCGTTGACACTGTG ATTGGAACTGCTGACAGTGTCATGGGACTCCCTAGAAGTCTCACTGAAAAGCTTATTCAAGAAGCACTCTAG
- the LOC132046561 gene encoding uncharacterized protein LOC132046561 isoform X2 — protein sequence MAPKNLTFKIILGSSSMARRKILVDMGYEFTLMTADIDEKSIRKDNAEELVVALAEAKADAIMSRLKTTDHLKENTHPTLLITADTNGSFWLYLTYIYWYRGGGIPRNYQRKAIKLFWWSSHGCGICCCDQPDKGDKKRSLGKVYFHDIPDEVIDSLIEEGIILNVAGGLMLEHPLTLPFVDTVIGTADSVMGLPRSLTEKLIQEAL from the exons ATGGCTCCCAAGAACTTGACGTTCAAG ATAATCCTGGGTTCGTCCTCCATGGCACGTCGAAAAATTCTAGTTGACATGGGTTATGAATTTACACTTATG ACTGCTGACATTGATGAAAAGAGCATTAGGAAGGATAATGCAGAGGAATTAGTGGTAGCTCTAGCTGAGGCAAAG GCAGATGCTATTATGTCAAGGCTCAAAACAACTGATCACTTGAAGGAAAATACACATCCCACTCTGTTAATTACTGCAGACACA AATGGATCTTTTTGGCTATATCTTACCTACATCTATTGGTATCGAGGTGGCGGTATACCAAGGAATTATCAGAGAAAAGCCATCAA GCTATTCTGGTGGTCAAGCCACGGTTGTGGGATCTGTTGTTGTGACCAACCTGACAAAGGGGATAAGAAAAGGAGCTTGGGAAAG GTATATTTCCATGACATACCTGATGAGGTCATTGATAGCCTG ATTGAGGAGGGAATAATACTTAATGTTGCTGGTGGCTTAATGCTTGAACATCCACTGACGTTGCCCTTCGTTGACACTGTG ATTGGAACTGCTGACAGTGTCATGGGACTCCCTAGAAGTCTCACTGAAAAGCTTATTCAAGAAGCACTCTAG
- the LOC132046561 gene encoding uncharacterized protein LOC132046561 isoform X12, producing MAPKNLTFKIILGSSSMARRKILVDMGYEFTLMTADIDEKSIRKDNAEELVVALAEAKADAIMSRLKTTDHLKENTHPTLLITADTVAVYQGIIREKPSSYSGGQATVVGSVVVTNLTKGIRKGAWERYISMTYLMRSLIAW from the exons ATGGCTCCCAAGAACTTGACGTTCAAG ATAATCCTGGGTTCGTCCTCCATGGCACGTCGAAAAATTCTAGTTGACATGGGTTATGAATTTACACTTATG ACTGCTGACATTGATGAAAAGAGCATTAGGAAGGATAATGCAGAGGAATTAGTGGTAGCTCTAGCTGAGGCAAAG GCAGATGCTATTATGTCAAGGCTCAAAACAACTGATCACTTGAAGGAAAATACACATCCCACTCTGTTAATTACTGCAGACACA GTGGCGGTATACCAAGGAATTATCAGAGAAAAGCCATCAA GCTATTCTGGTGGTCAAGCCACGGTTGTGGGATCTGTTGTTGTGACCAACCTGACAAAGGGGATAAGAAAAGGAGCTTGGGAAAG GTATATTTCCATGACATACCTGATGAGGTCATTGATAGCCTGGTAA
- the LOC132046561 gene encoding uncharacterized protein LOC132046561 isoform X11, producing the protein MAPKNLTFKIILGSSSMARRKILVDMGYEFTLMTADIDEKSIRKDNAEELVVALAEAKADAIMSRLKTTDHLKENTHPTLLITADTVAVYQGIIREKPSSKEEARHFIKCYSGGQATVVGSVVVTNLTKGIRKGAWERYISMTYLMRSLIAW; encoded by the exons ATGGCTCCCAAGAACTTGACGTTCAAG ATAATCCTGGGTTCGTCCTCCATGGCACGTCGAAAAATTCTAGTTGACATGGGTTATGAATTTACACTTATG ACTGCTGACATTGATGAAAAGAGCATTAGGAAGGATAATGCAGAGGAATTAGTGGTAGCTCTAGCTGAGGCAAAG GCAGATGCTATTATGTCAAGGCTCAAAACAACTGATCACTTGAAGGAAAATACACATCCCACTCTGTTAATTACTGCAGACACA GTGGCGGTATACCAAGGAATTATCAGAGAAAAGCCATCAAGTAAGGAAGAAGCGCGCCATTTCATCAAAT GCTATTCTGGTGGTCAAGCCACGGTTGTGGGATCTGTTGTTGTGACCAACCTGACAAAGGGGATAAGAAAAGGAGCTTGGGAAAG GTATATTTCCATGACATACCTGATGAGGTCATTGATAGCCTGGTAA
- the LOC132046561 gene encoding uncharacterized protein LOC132046561 isoform X9, producing MAPKNLTFKIILGSSSMARRKILVDMGYEFTLMTADIDEKSIRKDNAEELVVALAEAKADAIMSRLKTTDHLKENTHPTLLITADTNGSFWLYLTYIYWYRGGGIPRNYQRKAIKLFWWSSHGCGICCCDQPDKGDKKRSLGKVRGLTDEATVFWWNKSQGAALRRASVRYSF from the exons ATGGCTCCCAAGAACTTGACGTTCAAG ATAATCCTGGGTTCGTCCTCCATGGCACGTCGAAAAATTCTAGTTGACATGGGTTATGAATTTACACTTATG ACTGCTGACATTGATGAAAAGAGCATTAGGAAGGATAATGCAGAGGAATTAGTGGTAGCTCTAGCTGAGGCAAAG GCAGATGCTATTATGTCAAGGCTCAAAACAACTGATCACTTGAAGGAAAATACACATCCCACTCTGTTAATTACTGCAGACACA AATGGATCTTTTTGGCTATATCTTACCTACATCTATTGGTATCGAGGTGGCGGTATACCAAGGAATTATCAGAGAAAAGCCATCAA GCTATTCTGGTGGTCAAGCCACGGTTGTGGGATCTGTTGTTGTGACCAACCTGACAAAGGGGATAAGAAAAGGAGCTTGGGAAAGGTCAGAG GATTGACAGATGAAGCTACTGTATTTTGGTGGAATAAGAGCCAAGGAGCTGCTCTAAGAAGAGCAAGTGTCagatattctttttaa
- the LOC132046561 gene encoding uncharacterized protein LOC132046561 isoform X13: MAPKNLTFKIILGSSSMARRKILVDMGYEFTLMTADIDEKSIRKDNAEELVVALAEAKADAIMSRLKTTDHLKENTHPTLLITADTVAVYQGIIREKPSSKEEARHFIKCYSGGQATVVGSVVVTNLTKGIRKGAWERSED; the protein is encoded by the exons ATGGCTCCCAAGAACTTGACGTTCAAG ATAATCCTGGGTTCGTCCTCCATGGCACGTCGAAAAATTCTAGTTGACATGGGTTATGAATTTACACTTATG ACTGCTGACATTGATGAAAAGAGCATTAGGAAGGATAATGCAGAGGAATTAGTGGTAGCTCTAGCTGAGGCAAAG GCAGATGCTATTATGTCAAGGCTCAAAACAACTGATCACTTGAAGGAAAATACACATCCCACTCTGTTAATTACTGCAGACACA GTGGCGGTATACCAAGGAATTATCAGAGAAAAGCCATCAAGTAAGGAAGAAGCGCGCCATTTCATCAAAT GCTATTCTGGTGGTCAAGCCACGGTTGTGGGATCTGTTGTTGTGACCAACCTGACAAAGGGGATAAGAAAAGGAGCTTGGGAAAGGTCAGAG GATTGA
- the LOC132046561 gene encoding uncharacterized protein LOC132046561 isoform X14 — MAPKNLTFKIILGSSSMARRKILVDMGYEFTLMTADIDEKSIRKDNAEELVVALAEAKADAIMSRLKTTDHLKENTHPTLLITADTVAVYQGIIREKPSSYSGGQATVVGSVVVTNLTKGIRKGAWERSED, encoded by the exons ATGGCTCCCAAGAACTTGACGTTCAAG ATAATCCTGGGTTCGTCCTCCATGGCACGTCGAAAAATTCTAGTTGACATGGGTTATGAATTTACACTTATG ACTGCTGACATTGATGAAAAGAGCATTAGGAAGGATAATGCAGAGGAATTAGTGGTAGCTCTAGCTGAGGCAAAG GCAGATGCTATTATGTCAAGGCTCAAAACAACTGATCACTTGAAGGAAAATACACATCCCACTCTGTTAATTACTGCAGACACA GTGGCGGTATACCAAGGAATTATCAGAGAAAAGCCATCAA GCTATTCTGGTGGTCAAGCCACGGTTGTGGGATCTGTTGTTGTGACCAACCTGACAAAGGGGATAAGAAAAGGAGCTTGGGAAAGGTCAGAG GATTGA